A single region of the Lates calcarifer isolate ASB-BC8 linkage group LG3, TLL_Latcal_v3, whole genome shotgun sequence genome encodes:
- the col16a1 gene encoding collagen alpha-1(XVI) chain isoform X1, giving the protein MWLLCSSLTLLALSFGSCDTSPSEQGIQCPSLQVDEWKFPQTARHNITGFNLVRRFSLLKSQDVKKIRNPRGPVILRLGKRALLRPTDQVFPHGLPDEFTLIFTLALKKAALRDTVYLFQISDQQGYPQLSVDLSGPDGTLSLRAKGIDPDGDMVSCVFTGEGVEALMDLRWHKVALSVQQGAASLHVDCSSIETHPLEPRGGLPTDGHTLLGIRASDAAAVQMDIQQAMLYCDPSLAIQEACCEIPGARCPPDAPKSRRAAENDLLENTFNQDIFASRDLAEKCAGCLFLSREENVEHFGGAPGLKGEKGDRGDDCSGSHSGPCTEGPKGQKGEKGEPATPGNWGEAAGYKGDKGQKGEIGPQGLTGTPGRDGQTGSVCVVGPKGQKGTPGKVGPEGLAGEPGKPGLPGLPGAGKPGPPGPPGEPGGAKGDKGNTGAPGEDGLPGDPGPRGPAGSKGEKGDPCEVCPVLPADMVNTVALQGKPGPKGEPGLPGIGERGLPGPQGADGKAGQKGETGSNGRKGEKGEPCSVCPTLGEFPPNLVPSGMTQNLQQKGEKGEPGTGQKGDQGEPGKEGSPGLRGEKGNAGSRGADGKPGKPGPRGPGGKDGQKGTKGEQGLPGLGLPGMKGEKGECGVCQPSEVGSGPAGYKMPEGAKGKPGEPGPPGPPGPPGLGADGKQGPPGLAGVKGEKGEQGDRGDKGLDGAPGAPGLPGEPGQDGLVGLKGEKGDACTSCPSLGTTVGDGVAVPGPKGERGDPGPPGEGKPGKNGKPGLPGVQGPVGPKGSKGEAGVAGVGVPGPQGEEGPRGLPGLVGPHGARGLPGPIGPAGEKGSRGDVGAPGPQGPMGFGVAGPPGKDGAPGSKGLPGADGRPGLDGAKGDKGEPGECNCIMPVHTGIGGPGAPGTPVNVWQPGPQGPPGPPGPPGPPGPQGVIGIQGPQGIPGNDGIPGKPGLPGYVYSTVPNQLPQDSTGVDGDEDCDGGCSQGLPGVPGMAGAKGEKGDQGKPGVTPLDSCDRCLERLQREQATQAVDDRSCTGAPGLPGMPGSPGIKGEPGTPGERGQAGIPGSMGPPGFPGPQGPSGLPGQQGERGSPGLTGMKGEQGPPGTPGYPGSMGPPGLPGLKGERGSPGGAGQKGESGPPGNPGYQGQAGLPGSKGDTGPAGPPGEKGEPGFQGQPGFPGPPGPPGPSGKSGREGLPGLKGEKGNDGAQGSQGPTGPPGSPGSPGLMGPPGIEGMDGKDGKPGLRGEQGPPGPAGPRGIPGFKGKTGHVGFPGQKGEAGPSGPPGPPGRPGHDGDPGTPGAQGRPGPPGHIGSTGPAGPPGPPGASGLGIKGDKGQAGERGSPGMVGPPGPPGHPGPMGEPGSDGAAGKDGTAGPPGENGQPGQKGESGAPGQRGPPGERGRPGPPGGGGYLSKDAQPMIGPVGPRGERGSPGSSGPPGLPGPPGSPGNDAVVNYDEIKNFIRQQVIKIFDERMAYYMSRMQMPVEMVASPGRPGPPGKDGSPGNPGAPGAPGLPGQIGRQGRPGGLGPPGPRGPPGEKGDKGIGEMGDVGPPGAPGVPGPPGYGKMGPPGPVGQQGVPGIPGPPGPTGSKGNDGRCNPGDCMSHQVEYSPKGPPIKGPW; this is encoded by the exons TCAGGTGTTCCCACATGGCCTACCTGACGAGTTCACCTTGATCTTCACCTTGGCTTTAAAGAAGGCTGCCCTGAGGGACACCGTCTACCTCTTCCAGATATCTGATCAGCAGGGATATCCACAG CTCTCTGTAGACCTTAGTGGCCCAGATGGCACCCTGTCCCTGCGAGCCAAAGGCATAGACCCTGATGGTGACATGGTGAGCTGTGTTTTCACCGGGGAGGGCGTGGAGGCCCTGATGGACCTGCGCTGGCACAAGGTGGCCCTCAGCGTGCAACAAGGGGCCGCCTCCCTCCACGTGGACTGCAGTTCCATTGAGACCCATCCCCTGGAGCCCCGTGGAGGTCTGCCCACTGACGGACACACTTTGCTGGGCATTCGTGCCTCTGATGCCGCGGCTGTGCAG ATGGACATTCAGCAGGCGATGCTGTATTGTGACCCATCCTTGGCCATTCAGGAGGCCTGCTGTGAGATACCTGGAGCTCGG TGCCCTCCTGATGCTCCCAAGAGCCGTCGTGCTGCTGAGAACGACCTgttggaaaacacatttaaccag GATATTTTTGCATCCAGGGATCTGGCAGAGAAA tgTGCTGGTTGTTTATTCCTGAGTAGGGAAGAAAAT gtagAACATTTTGGTGGGGCTCCTGGGTTGAAAGGGGAAAAAGGTGACCGG GGTGATGACTGTTCTGGCTCCCATTCAGGTCCA TGCACAGAGGGACCCAAGGGCcagaagggagagaaaggcGAGCCG GCGACGCCCGGCAACTGGGGCGAAGCAGCTGGGTACAAG GGAGATAAAGGTCAGAAGGGAGAGATCGGTCCACAGGGTCTCACAGGCACTCCAGGGAGGGAC GGTCAAACAGGGTCCGTCTGTGTAGTCGGCCCCAAGGGACAGAAG GGTACCCCAGGTAAGGTGGGTCCTGAAGGGTTGGCTGGGGAGCCAGGGAAACCGGGACTTCCAGGCCTGCCAGGAGCTGGAAAGCCAGGCCCCCCA gGTCCTCCTGGTGAACCGGGTGGTGCAAAAGGAGACAAG GGGAATACAGGAGCTCCAGGAGAAGATGGATTGCCAGGAGATCCA GGACCAAGAGGACCAGCAGGGTCTAAAGGAGAGAAG GGTGACCCGTGTGAAGTGTGCCCTGTGCTGCCTGCAGACATGGTCAACACTGTGGCTCTGCAAGGGAAGCCCGGCCCTAAAGGCGAGCCTGGATTACCGGGGATAGGAGAGAGAGGATTGCCT GGGCCTCAAGGTGCAGATGGCAAGGCAGGACAGAAG GGAGAAACAGGATCAAATggcagaaaaggagaaaag GGAGAGCCGTGTTCTGTGTGCCCCACTCTCGGAGAGTTTCCCCCTAACCTTGTGCCCAGTGGCATGACCCAAAACTTGCAACAGAAGGGAGAGAAGGGTGAGCCTGGGACTGGACAGAAAGGAGATCAA GGGGAGCCAGGAAAGGAAGGATCACCTGGCCTTAGAGGAGAGAAG GGTAATGCAGGCAGCCGAGGCGCTGACGGTAAGCCG GGAAAACCCGGACCAAGGGGACCTGGTGGCAAGGATGGACAGAAAGGCACAAAG GGAGAACAAGGGCTGCCTGGTCTTGGTCTTCCTGGCATGAAGGGTGAGAAG GGTGAGTGCGGTGTGTGCCAGCCATCTGAAGTTGGCAGTGGGCCCGCTGGATACAAAATGCCGGAGGGAGCAAAAGGCAAGCCAGGCGAACCAGGCCCTCCAGGGCCACCCGGACCTCCAGGTCTCGGAGCTGATGGCAAACAG GGGCCGCCAGGTCTTGCTGGTGTAAAAGGAGAAAAG GGTGAACAAGGCGACCGAGGAGACAAGGGATTGGACGGTGCTCCTGGAGCCCCAGGACTTCCTGGAGAGCCTGGTCAGGATGGACTAGTTGGCTTGAAGGGAGAGAAG GGTGATGCATGTACCAGCTGTCCTTCTCTGGGCACTACAGTGGGTGATGGTGTTGCTGTGCCAGGCcccaaaggagagagaggagacccAGGTCCCCCAGGAGAAGGGAAACCTGGCAAAAAT GGAAAACCAGGCTTACCAGGTGTGCAGGGGCCTGTCGGTCCCAAAGGAAGCAAG GGAGAAGCTGGAGTTGCAGGAGTCGGCGTTCCAGGACCTCAA GGTGAAGAGGGACCAAGAGGGCTACCAGGACTTGTA GGACCTCATGGAGCCAGAGGATTGCCTGGCCCTATTGGCCCTGCAGGGGAAAAG GGCTCCAGAGGAGATGTCGGGGCTCCAGGACCACAGGGGCCCATGGGCTTTGGAGTGGCAGGACCCCCA GGTAAAGATGGAGCCCCCGGCTCTAAAGGTTTGCCAGGAGCTGATGGCAGACCT GGACTTGATGGAGCTAAGGGGGACAAG GGAGAACCTGGAGAGTGCAACTGCATTATGCCAGTGCACACGGGCATAGGCGGACCT GGAGCTCCAGGAACTCCAGTAAACGTGTGGCAGCCTGGGCCTCAG GGCCCACCAGGACCTCCTGGGCCCCCTGGCCCACCTGGGCCCCAGGGTGTTATTGGAATCCAAGGACCCCAG GGTATCCCCGGAAACGACGGGATACCGGGGAAACCGGGTTTGCCTGGATACGTC TATTCCACTGTGCCAAACCAGCTTCCTCAAGACTCCACTGGAGTAGACGGTGAT GAAGACTGTGATGGGGGCTGTTCCCAAGGGTTGCCAGGGGTGCCAGGTATGGCTGGTGCCAAGGGTGAAAAAGGAGATCAGGGCAAGCCTGGTGTAACCCCCTTGGACAGCTGTGACAGG TGTTTGGAGAGACTGCAGAGGGAGCAGGCGACACAGGCAGTG GATGACCGATCCTGCACAGGAGCTCCTGGACTTCCAGGAATGCCTGGATCACCGGGAATCAAAGGAGAGCCA GGTACACCAGGAGAGAGAGGCCAAGCTGGAATACCAGGAAGCATG ggaCCTCCTGGTTTCCCTGGTCCTCAGGGCCCATCTGGTTTACCT GGTCAGCAGGGTGAGCGAGGGTCACCTGGCCTCACAGGAATGAAGGGCGAGCAG GGCCCTCCGGGGACGCCTGGCTACCCAGGATCCATGGGACCACCTGGGCTGCCC GGACTAAAGGGTGAACGTGGGAGCCCCGGAGGCGCTGGTCAGAAGGGAGAATCA GGTCCTCCTGGTAACCCTGGGTATCAAGGACAGGCTGGCTTACCG GGCAGTAAAGGAGACACAGGACCAGCAGGGCCTCCAGGTGAAAAAGGGGAACCG GGTTTCCAAGGACAACCAGGCTTCCCAGGACCACCT gGTCCACCAGGTCCCTCTGGCAAAAGTGGAAGGGAAGGGCTCCCTGGACTCAAAGGTGAAAAA GGCAACGATGGTGCTCAAGGGTCTCAGGGACCAACTGGACCTCCAGGCTCACCAGGCTCCCCAGGATTGATG GGCCCCCCTGGCATTGAAGGAATGGATGGGAAAGATGGTAAACCAGGGTTGCGG GGAGAGCAAGGCCCTCCAGGCCCTGCAGGACCAAGAGGAATCCCA GGATTCAAAGGGAAAACTGGCCATGTTGGCTTCCCTGGGCAGAAG GGTGAGGCTGGACCTTCAGGTCCACCTGGACCTCCAGGCAGACCAGGACATGAT GGTGATCCCGGTACCCCTGGAGCTCAGGGTCGACCTGGACCCCCCGGCCACATT GGTTCTACAGGTCCAGCTGGACCTCCAGGTCCTCCTGGTGCATCAGGACTG GGTATAAAGGGAGATAAGGGCCAGGCTGGTGAGAGGGGTTCACCTGGGATGGTAGGACCCCCAGGGCCACCCGGACACCCGGGGCCCATG GGAGAGCCAGGCAGTGATGGCGCTGCTGGTAAAGAT GGAACGGCAGGGCCACCAGGGGAGAATGGGCAGCCAGGTCAAAAG GGTGAGTCAGGGGCCCCAGGCCAAAGGGGTCCTCCTGGGGAGAGAGGCAGACCAGGGCCTCCTGGTGGTGGAGGTTACCTCTCCAAGGATGCACAGCCAATGATTGGCCCAGTCGGACCCAGAGGGGAAAGGGGAAGCCCAGGTTCGTCAGGCCCCCCCGGACTTCCTGGACCTCCAGGGTCGCCAGGAAACGAT GCTGTAGTTAATTATGATGAAATCAAAAACTTCATTCGCCAGCAGGTCATCAAGATCTTCGATG AGAGAATGGCCTATTACATGTCTCGCATGCAGATGCCAGTAGAGATGGTGGCATCCCCAGGTCGGCCTGGGCCCCCAGGGAAAGATGGCTCTCCAGGTAATCCCGGCGCCCCGGGTGCACCTGGCCTCCCGGGACAGATCGGCAGGCAAGGCCGGCCAGGAGGCCTAGGACCCCCAG GACCACGAGGACCACcaggagaaaaaggagacaaGGGCATTGGGGAGATGGGAGATGTAGGACCTCCAGGTGCACCAG GTGTCCCTGGACCTCCTGGCTATGGTAAGATGGGACCTCCAGGTCCTGTTGGCCAGCAAGGTGTTCCTGGGATCCCAGGACCTCCGGGACCAACTGGTTCAAAGGGAAATGATGGCAGGTGTAATCCTGGAGACTGTATGAGCCATCAAGTAGAATACAGCCCCAAGGGCCCACCTATCAAGGGCCCCTGGTAG
- the col16a1 gene encoding collagen alpha-1(XVI) chain isoform X2, translated as MWLLCSSLTLLALSFGSCDTSPSEQGIQCPSLQVDEWKFPQTARHNITGFNLVRRFSLLKSQDVKKIRNPRGPVILRLGKRALLRPTDQVFPHGLPDEFTLIFTLALKKAALRDTVYLFQISDQQGYPQLSVDLSGPDGTLSLRAKGIDPDGDMVSCVFTGEGVEALMDLRWHKVALSVQQGAASLHVDCSSIETHPLEPRGGLPTDGHTLLGIRASDAAAVQMDIQQAMLYCDPSLAIQEACCEIPGARCPPDAPKSRRAAENDLLENTFNQDIFASRDLAEKVEHFGGAPGLKGEKGDRGDDCSGSHSGPCTEGPKGQKGEKGEPATPGNWGEAAGYKGDKGQKGEIGPQGLTGTPGRDGQTGSVCVVGPKGQKGTPGKVGPEGLAGEPGKPGLPGLPGAGKPGPPGPPGEPGGAKGDKGNTGAPGEDGLPGDPGPRGPAGSKGEKGDPCEVCPVLPADMVNTVALQGKPGPKGEPGLPGIGERGLPGPQGADGKAGQKGETGSNGRKGEKGEPCSVCPTLGEFPPNLVPSGMTQNLQQKGEKGEPGTGQKGDQGEPGKEGSPGLRGEKGNAGSRGADGKPGKPGPRGPGGKDGQKGTKGEQGLPGLGLPGMKGEKGECGVCQPSEVGSGPAGYKMPEGAKGKPGEPGPPGPPGPPGLGADGKQGPPGLAGVKGEKGEQGDRGDKGLDGAPGAPGLPGEPGQDGLVGLKGEKGDACTSCPSLGTTVGDGVAVPGPKGERGDPGPPGEGKPGKNGKPGLPGVQGPVGPKGSKGEAGVAGVGVPGPQGEEGPRGLPGLVGPHGARGLPGPIGPAGEKGSRGDVGAPGPQGPMGFGVAGPPGKDGAPGSKGLPGADGRPGLDGAKGDKGEPGECNCIMPVHTGIGGPGAPGTPVNVWQPGPQGPPGPPGPPGPPGPQGVIGIQGPQGIPGNDGIPGKPGLPGYVYSTVPNQLPQDSTGVDGDEDCDGGCSQGLPGVPGMAGAKGEKGDQGKPGVTPLDSCDRCLERLQREQATQAVDDRSCTGAPGLPGMPGSPGIKGEPGTPGERGQAGIPGSMGPPGFPGPQGPSGLPGQQGERGSPGLTGMKGEQGPPGTPGYPGSMGPPGLPGLKGERGSPGGAGQKGESGPPGNPGYQGQAGLPGSKGDTGPAGPPGEKGEPGFQGQPGFPGPPGPPGPSGKSGREGLPGLKGEKGNDGAQGSQGPTGPPGSPGSPGLMGPPGIEGMDGKDGKPGLRGEQGPPGPAGPRGIPGFKGKTGHVGFPGQKGEAGPSGPPGPPGRPGHDGDPGTPGAQGRPGPPGHIGSTGPAGPPGPPGASGLGIKGDKGQAGERGSPGMVGPPGPPGHPGPMGEPGSDGAAGKDGTAGPPGENGQPGQKGESGAPGQRGPPGERGRPGPPGGGGYLSKDAQPMIGPVGPRGERGSPGSSGPPGLPGPPGSPGNDAVVNYDEIKNFIRQQVIKIFDERMAYYMSRMQMPVEMVASPGRPGPPGKDGSPGNPGAPGAPGLPGQIGRQGRPGGLGPPGPRGPPGEKGDKGIGEMGDVGPPGAPGVPGPPGYGKMGPPGPVGQQGVPGIPGPPGPTGSKGNDGRCNPGDCMSHQVEYSPKGPPIKGPW; from the exons TCAGGTGTTCCCACATGGCCTACCTGACGAGTTCACCTTGATCTTCACCTTGGCTTTAAAGAAGGCTGCCCTGAGGGACACCGTCTACCTCTTCCAGATATCTGATCAGCAGGGATATCCACAG CTCTCTGTAGACCTTAGTGGCCCAGATGGCACCCTGTCCCTGCGAGCCAAAGGCATAGACCCTGATGGTGACATGGTGAGCTGTGTTTTCACCGGGGAGGGCGTGGAGGCCCTGATGGACCTGCGCTGGCACAAGGTGGCCCTCAGCGTGCAACAAGGGGCCGCCTCCCTCCACGTGGACTGCAGTTCCATTGAGACCCATCCCCTGGAGCCCCGTGGAGGTCTGCCCACTGACGGACACACTTTGCTGGGCATTCGTGCCTCTGATGCCGCGGCTGTGCAG ATGGACATTCAGCAGGCGATGCTGTATTGTGACCCATCCTTGGCCATTCAGGAGGCCTGCTGTGAGATACCTGGAGCTCGG TGCCCTCCTGATGCTCCCAAGAGCCGTCGTGCTGCTGAGAACGACCTgttggaaaacacatttaaccag GATATTTTTGCATCCAGGGATCTGGCAGAGAAA gtagAACATTTTGGTGGGGCTCCTGGGTTGAAAGGGGAAAAAGGTGACCGG GGTGATGACTGTTCTGGCTCCCATTCAGGTCCA TGCACAGAGGGACCCAAGGGCcagaagggagagaaaggcGAGCCG GCGACGCCCGGCAACTGGGGCGAAGCAGCTGGGTACAAG GGAGATAAAGGTCAGAAGGGAGAGATCGGTCCACAGGGTCTCACAGGCACTCCAGGGAGGGAC GGTCAAACAGGGTCCGTCTGTGTAGTCGGCCCCAAGGGACAGAAG GGTACCCCAGGTAAGGTGGGTCCTGAAGGGTTGGCTGGGGAGCCAGGGAAACCGGGACTTCCAGGCCTGCCAGGAGCTGGAAAGCCAGGCCCCCCA gGTCCTCCTGGTGAACCGGGTGGTGCAAAAGGAGACAAG GGGAATACAGGAGCTCCAGGAGAAGATGGATTGCCAGGAGATCCA GGACCAAGAGGACCAGCAGGGTCTAAAGGAGAGAAG GGTGACCCGTGTGAAGTGTGCCCTGTGCTGCCTGCAGACATGGTCAACACTGTGGCTCTGCAAGGGAAGCCCGGCCCTAAAGGCGAGCCTGGATTACCGGGGATAGGAGAGAGAGGATTGCCT GGGCCTCAAGGTGCAGATGGCAAGGCAGGACAGAAG GGAGAAACAGGATCAAATggcagaaaaggagaaaag GGAGAGCCGTGTTCTGTGTGCCCCACTCTCGGAGAGTTTCCCCCTAACCTTGTGCCCAGTGGCATGACCCAAAACTTGCAACAGAAGGGAGAGAAGGGTGAGCCTGGGACTGGACAGAAAGGAGATCAA GGGGAGCCAGGAAAGGAAGGATCACCTGGCCTTAGAGGAGAGAAG GGTAATGCAGGCAGCCGAGGCGCTGACGGTAAGCCG GGAAAACCCGGACCAAGGGGACCTGGTGGCAAGGATGGACAGAAAGGCACAAAG GGAGAACAAGGGCTGCCTGGTCTTGGTCTTCCTGGCATGAAGGGTGAGAAG GGTGAGTGCGGTGTGTGCCAGCCATCTGAAGTTGGCAGTGGGCCCGCTGGATACAAAATGCCGGAGGGAGCAAAAGGCAAGCCAGGCGAACCAGGCCCTCCAGGGCCACCCGGACCTCCAGGTCTCGGAGCTGATGGCAAACAG GGGCCGCCAGGTCTTGCTGGTGTAAAAGGAGAAAAG GGTGAACAAGGCGACCGAGGAGACAAGGGATTGGACGGTGCTCCTGGAGCCCCAGGACTTCCTGGAGAGCCTGGTCAGGATGGACTAGTTGGCTTGAAGGGAGAGAAG GGTGATGCATGTACCAGCTGTCCTTCTCTGGGCACTACAGTGGGTGATGGTGTTGCTGTGCCAGGCcccaaaggagagagaggagacccAGGTCCCCCAGGAGAAGGGAAACCTGGCAAAAAT GGAAAACCAGGCTTACCAGGTGTGCAGGGGCCTGTCGGTCCCAAAGGAAGCAAG GGAGAAGCTGGAGTTGCAGGAGTCGGCGTTCCAGGACCTCAA GGTGAAGAGGGACCAAGAGGGCTACCAGGACTTGTA GGACCTCATGGAGCCAGAGGATTGCCTGGCCCTATTGGCCCTGCAGGGGAAAAG GGCTCCAGAGGAGATGTCGGGGCTCCAGGACCACAGGGGCCCATGGGCTTTGGAGTGGCAGGACCCCCA GGTAAAGATGGAGCCCCCGGCTCTAAAGGTTTGCCAGGAGCTGATGGCAGACCT GGACTTGATGGAGCTAAGGGGGACAAG GGAGAACCTGGAGAGTGCAACTGCATTATGCCAGTGCACACGGGCATAGGCGGACCT GGAGCTCCAGGAACTCCAGTAAACGTGTGGCAGCCTGGGCCTCAG GGCCCACCAGGACCTCCTGGGCCCCCTGGCCCACCTGGGCCCCAGGGTGTTATTGGAATCCAAGGACCCCAG GGTATCCCCGGAAACGACGGGATACCGGGGAAACCGGGTTTGCCTGGATACGTC TATTCCACTGTGCCAAACCAGCTTCCTCAAGACTCCACTGGAGTAGACGGTGAT GAAGACTGTGATGGGGGCTGTTCCCAAGGGTTGCCAGGGGTGCCAGGTATGGCTGGTGCCAAGGGTGAAAAAGGAGATCAGGGCAAGCCTGGTGTAACCCCCTTGGACAGCTGTGACAGG TGTTTGGAGAGACTGCAGAGGGAGCAGGCGACACAGGCAGTG GATGACCGATCCTGCACAGGAGCTCCTGGACTTCCAGGAATGCCTGGATCACCGGGAATCAAAGGAGAGCCA GGTACACCAGGAGAGAGAGGCCAAGCTGGAATACCAGGAAGCATG ggaCCTCCTGGTTTCCCTGGTCCTCAGGGCCCATCTGGTTTACCT GGTCAGCAGGGTGAGCGAGGGTCACCTGGCCTCACAGGAATGAAGGGCGAGCAG GGCCCTCCGGGGACGCCTGGCTACCCAGGATCCATGGGACCACCTGGGCTGCCC GGACTAAAGGGTGAACGTGGGAGCCCCGGAGGCGCTGGTCAGAAGGGAGAATCA GGTCCTCCTGGTAACCCTGGGTATCAAGGACAGGCTGGCTTACCG GGCAGTAAAGGAGACACAGGACCAGCAGGGCCTCCAGGTGAAAAAGGGGAACCG GGTTTCCAAGGACAACCAGGCTTCCCAGGACCACCT gGTCCACCAGGTCCCTCTGGCAAAAGTGGAAGGGAAGGGCTCCCTGGACTCAAAGGTGAAAAA GGCAACGATGGTGCTCAAGGGTCTCAGGGACCAACTGGACCTCCAGGCTCACCAGGCTCCCCAGGATTGATG GGCCCCCCTGGCATTGAAGGAATGGATGGGAAAGATGGTAAACCAGGGTTGCGG GGAGAGCAAGGCCCTCCAGGCCCTGCAGGACCAAGAGGAATCCCA GGATTCAAAGGGAAAACTGGCCATGTTGGCTTCCCTGGGCAGAAG GGTGAGGCTGGACCTTCAGGTCCACCTGGACCTCCAGGCAGACCAGGACATGAT GGTGATCCCGGTACCCCTGGAGCTCAGGGTCGACCTGGACCCCCCGGCCACATT GGTTCTACAGGTCCAGCTGGACCTCCAGGTCCTCCTGGTGCATCAGGACTG GGTATAAAGGGAGATAAGGGCCAGGCTGGTGAGAGGGGTTCACCTGGGATGGTAGGACCCCCAGGGCCACCCGGACACCCGGGGCCCATG GGAGAGCCAGGCAGTGATGGCGCTGCTGGTAAAGAT GGAACGGCAGGGCCACCAGGGGAGAATGGGCAGCCAGGTCAAAAG GGTGAGTCAGGGGCCCCAGGCCAAAGGGGTCCTCCTGGGGAGAGAGGCAGACCAGGGCCTCCTGGTGGTGGAGGTTACCTCTCCAAGGATGCACAGCCAATGATTGGCCCAGTCGGACCCAGAGGGGAAAGGGGAAGCCCAGGTTCGTCAGGCCCCCCCGGACTTCCTGGACCTCCAGGGTCGCCAGGAAACGAT GCTGTAGTTAATTATGATGAAATCAAAAACTTCATTCGCCAGCAGGTCATCAAGATCTTCGATG AGAGAATGGCCTATTACATGTCTCGCATGCAGATGCCAGTAGAGATGGTGGCATCCCCAGGTCGGCCTGGGCCCCCAGGGAAAGATGGCTCTCCAGGTAATCCCGGCGCCCCGGGTGCACCTGGCCTCCCGGGACAGATCGGCAGGCAAGGCCGGCCAGGAGGCCTAGGACCCCCAG GACCACGAGGACCACcaggagaaaaaggagacaaGGGCATTGGGGAGATGGGAGATGTAGGACCTCCAGGTGCACCAG GTGTCCCTGGACCTCCTGGCTATGGTAAGATGGGACCTCCAGGTCCTGTTGGCCAGCAAGGTGTTCCTGGGATCCCAGGACCTCCGGGACCAACTGGTTCAAAGGGAAATGATGGCAGGTGTAATCCTGGAGACTGTATGAGCCATCAAGTAGAATACAGCCCCAAGGGCCCACCTATCAAGGGCCCCTGGTAG